A region of Planktothrix tepida PCC 9214 DNA encodes the following proteins:
- a CDS encoding adenine phosphoribosyltransferase, whose product MDLKSLIREIPDFPKPGILFRDITTLLQDPQGLRYTIDCLTEKCRPLSPDYILGMESRGFLFGMPLAYQLDVGFVPIRKPKKLPSAVYRAEYELEYGTDCLEMHQDAISSGHRVLIVDDLIATGGTAKATAELVQQAGATVAGFCFVVELTGLNGRVQLPDVPVISLLEYD is encoded by the coding sequence ATGGATTTAAAGTCTCTCATTCGGGAAATTCCCGATTTTCCTAAACCCGGAATTTTATTCCGAGATATTACGACTTTGTTACAAGACCCCCAAGGACTGCGGTATACCATTGATTGTTTAACGGAAAAATGTCGTCCTTTGTCTCCTGACTATATTCTCGGAATGGAGTCGAGGGGATTTTTATTTGGAATGCCTTTAGCTTATCAATTAGACGTGGGGTTTGTTCCTATCCGTAAACCGAAAAAATTACCGTCGGCCGTCTATCGGGCTGAATATGAATTAGAATATGGCACGGATTGTTTAGAAATGCACCAAGATGCAATTTCATCAGGACATCGGGTGTTAATTGTAGATGATTTAATTGCCACAGGTGGGACAGCAAAAGCGACGGCTGAATTAGTTCAACAAGCGGGGGCGACCGTTGCTGGATTTTGTTTTGTTGTGGAACTCACGGGTTTAAACGGTCGGGTACAATTGCCCGATGTTCCGGTGATTAGTTTGTTAGAATACGATTAA
- a CDS encoding phosphomannose isomerase type II C-terminal cupin domain: MSTDKTAQTPISEESTTRTPPWGQVSLLEEGDRYRINRIVVNPGYHISTQMHYHRSEHWIVVAGTAKVVCGGEETLLLPKQSTYVPMNTPHRVENPGVIPLVMIEVQNGEYLGDDDIIRFPDEDSKHKGKK; this comes from the coding sequence ATGAGCACAGATAAAACTGCACAAACCCCTATTTCCGAAGAAAGTACAACTCGGACACCGCCTTGGGGTCAGGTGAGTTTACTTGAAGAAGGCGATCGCTACCGAATTAATCGCATTGTCGTCAATCCAGGTTATCATATCAGTACCCAAATGCACTATCATCGCAGTGAACACTGGATTGTAGTGGCAGGAACCGCTAAAGTCGTTTGTGGGGGTGAGGAAACTTTACTGCTTCCGAAACAGTCCACCTATGTTCCCATGAATACCCCCCACCGCGTGGAAAATCCTGGGGTGATTCCTTTGGTGATGATTGAAGTGCAGAATGGCGAATATTTGGGGGACGATGATATTATTCGTTTTCCTGATGAAGACAGCAAACACAAAGGGAAAAAATAA
- a CDS encoding CHAT domain-containing protein: MKTHRFTAKLIPLLVLNGLICPAMAEMPGVSGGVMAVPGEHQGRAVPPSQISNLNSALFFPAIPVNNSTIFSPNSTSAMPGNFLPIQNQPMGGNNIVLPPNSPSMFSTSPLSPSPHSIPGNAAPQPTPGGNGNFVQLSGMGQMLNLEVPVTATLGNGSVSPLALPELLTGSPFNSPANHVSVNPQGQMILSNTNPSPIGITSGPFSNHSPGILQLDSRLVPGNGAPGMPPMMGFPGLKEVNSQQKLEIPIREVNNLIFSANQTQLQDRNWGGFTGLEELRRDEFAEYFGQDVVGFSLTTADAASVLKRIYRETGTHAAVVYVMLRQNDLDVVILTENGKPQLKRVDVSHAELMAKVQEFRTGITNPRDRNSESYLSASQQLYRWLITPIESELKAGNIETLLLSLDAGLRSLPMAALHDGQHFLVENYSLSLIPSLSLLDTRYRSLENTQVLAMGASRFVDLQPLPAVETELNLITQRMWSGHVFMNQAFTINNLIRQRRDYPYQIIHLATHSEFNPGRPDNSFIQLWDKERLGLNQLRQLGWNKPAVELLVLSSCRTALGDEHAELGFAGLAVQAGVKSALASLWYVSDEGTLGLMTEFYRQLQGSKIKAEALRKAQIKLLKGEVKLEAGYLQLDEKQRILLPPELGNLPPQTLTHPYYWSAFTLIGSPW; the protein is encoded by the coding sequence ATGAAAACCCATCGATTCACTGCAAAATTGATCCCCCTTTTGGTTTTAAATGGTCTTATTTGTCCGGCGATGGCTGAAATGCCTGGGGTTTCTGGGGGTGTCATGGCTGTCCCTGGGGAACATCAGGGGCGTGCTGTCCCCCCTAGCCAAATTTCCAATCTAAATTCCGCACTGTTTTTTCCAGCTATTCCTGTTAATAATTCCACTATTTTTAGCCCTAACTCTACCTCTGCAATGCCGGGGAATTTTCTACCGATTCAAAATCAACCGATGGGTGGAAATAATATTGTTTTACCGCCTAATTCTCCGTCGATGTTTTCAACCAGTCCCCTCTCACCTTCTCCCCATTCAATACCAGGAAATGCAGCACCCCAACCCACTCCAGGGGGGAATGGTAATTTTGTTCAGTTATCAGGAATGGGACAAATGTTAAATTTAGAAGTCCCGGTGACAGCAACTCTGGGAAATGGGTCGGTGAGTCCGTTAGCCTTACCTGAATTACTAACAGGTTCTCCCTTTAATAGTCCGGCGAATCATGTGAGTGTTAATCCTCAAGGTCAGATGATTTTAAGTAATACTAACCCCTCCCCAATAGGGATAACTTCTGGGCCGTTTTCAAATCATTCTCCGGGGATTTTGCAGTTGGATTCGCGATTAGTTCCTGGAAATGGCGCACCGGGAATGCCTCCGATGATGGGTTTTCCGGGTTTAAAAGAAGTTAATTCTCAACAAAAATTAGAGATTCCCATTCGTGAAGTTAATAATTTAATCTTTAGTGCTAATCAAACTCAATTGCAGGATAGAAATTGGGGGGGATTTACTGGATTAGAGGAATTACGTCGGGATGAATTTGCCGAATATTTCGGTCAAGACGTGGTGGGTTTTTCATTAACAACGGCTGATGCAGCATCGGTTTTAAAACGCATTTATCGAGAAACGGGAACCCATGCGGCGGTGGTTTATGTGATGTTGAGACAAAATGATTTAGATGTGGTGATTTTAACGGAAAATGGAAAACCGCAATTGAAACGAGTTGATGTTTCTCATGCCGAATTAATGGCAAAAGTTCAGGAGTTTAGAACTGGAATTACGAATCCACGAGATCGAAATTCTGAAAGTTATTTATCGGCTTCTCAACAACTGTATCGCTGGTTAATTACTCCGATTGAATCTGAATTGAAAGCGGGTAATATTGAAACATTATTATTGAGTTTAGATGCTGGATTACGCAGTTTACCGATGGCTGCACTCCATGACGGTCAGCATTTTTTAGTCGAAAATTATAGTTTGAGTTTAATTCCGAGTTTGAGTTTATTAGATACTCGTTATCGTTCTCTGGAAAATACGCAAGTTTTAGCTATGGGAGCGAGTCGGTTTGTGGATTTACAACCCTTACCTGCGGTAGAAACTGAGTTAAATTTAATTACTCAACGGATGTGGTCGGGTCATGTGTTTATGAATCAAGCCTTTACGATTAATAATTTAATTCGTCAACGGCGAGATTATCCCTATCAAATTATTCATTTAGCGACCCATAGTGAATTTAACCCCGGACGTCCTGATAATTCTTTTATACAATTGTGGGATAAGGAACGATTGGGTTTAAATCAGTTAAGACAGTTAGGATGGAATAAACCCGCAGTGGAGTTATTAGTTTTGTCGTCTTGTCGTACTGCTTTAGGAGATGAACACGCAGAACTCGGATTTGCAGGGTTAGCGGTTCAAGCGGGTGTAAAATCAGCTTTAGCGAGTTTATGGTATGTTAGTGATGAGGGAACGTTAGGGTTAATGACTGAGTTTTATCGTCAATTACAGGGGTCTAAAATTAAAGCTGAGGCATTAAGAAAAGCTCAAATTAAACTTTTGAAAGGGGAGGTAAAATTAGAAGCAGGTTATTTACAACTCGATGAGAAACAAAGGATTCTGCTGCCGCCAGAACTGGGAAATTTACCGCCTCAAACTTTGACTCATCCTTATTATTGGTCAGCGTTTACTTTAATTGGCAGTCCTTGGTAA
- a CDS encoding DUF305 domain-containing protein: protein MRFNPDLLTSILGIFLTLSLGACTTVESSSKPINSSTATPVSSETILSQNHSMMSGNHGMMMDLGPADVEYDLRFIDAMIPHHQGAINMAQQVLQKSTRPEVKKLAEDIIKAQEKEIAQMQQWRKTWYPQAKDAIAYHAAMGHSMPMSSQQMDSMMMMADLGAADSGFDQRFFTAMIPHHQGALIMAKDAQTKSKRSEIQQLAQAILTSQEAEIKLMQQWLNQGLKK, encoded by the coding sequence ATGAGATTTAACCCTGACTTGTTAACTTCTATCCTCGGAATTTTCCTGACCTTAAGTTTAGGTGCTTGTACAACAGTTGAATCCTCTTCTAAACCGATTAATTCTTCAACAGCAACTCCCGTTAGTTCTGAAACAATCCTAAGTCAAAATCACAGCATGATGTCAGGAAATCATGGCATGATGATGGATTTAGGCCCAGCCGATGTTGAGTATGATTTACGCTTTATTGATGCCATGATTCCCCATCATCAAGGCGCTATTAACATGGCTCAACAAGTTCTCCAAAAATCGACTCGTCCTGAAGTTAAAAAATTAGCCGAAGACATTATTAAAGCTCAAGAAAAAGAAATTGCTCAGATGCAGCAATGGCGAAAAACTTGGTATCCCCAAGCAAAAGATGCCATTGCTTATCATGCGGCTATGGGTCATAGTATGCCCATGTCTTCCCAACAAATGGATTCAATGATGATGATGGCTGATTTAGGGGCGGCTGATTCAGGTTTTGATCAACGATTTTTCACCGCGATGATTCCCCATCACCAAGGGGCATTAATCATGGCAAAAGATGCTCAAACCAAATCAAAACGCTCGGAAATTCAACAACTTGCTCAAGCTATTTTAACATCTCAAGAAGCGGAAATTAAGTTAATGCAGCAATGGTTAAATCAAGGGTTGAAGAAATAA
- a CDS encoding NUDIX hydrolase — MVKNHHPPSSPWKVIQLLAEIHSPWVTVIAEQLQDDQGKIVDYWRVEKADSVVILTIQNQTLILPRPMYRPGVGKTTLDFPGGRVSSEQTPLEAVPLILQKELGIQSHEIAKIITLNHEGWAINSSFSNQKLYGFMAEILPNISINPEQIGAIYPITTQGIEALLKDLVCLQCRGILLEWKQKFKIN, encoded by the coding sequence ATGGTCAAAAATCATCACCCCCCATCGTCTCCTTGGAAAGTCATTCAACTTTTAGCCGAGATTCATTCTCCTTGGGTAACGGTAATTGCGGAACAATTACAAGATGATCAAGGTAAAATTGTAGACTATTGGCGAGTGGAAAAAGCTGATTCTGTTGTGATTTTAACGATTCAGAATCAAACCTTGATTTTACCTCGACCTATGTATCGTCCAGGGGTCGGAAAAACTACACTTGATTTTCCAGGAGGACGAGTTTCCTCAGAACAAACACCTTTAGAAGCAGTTCCCTTAATTCTTCAAAAAGAGTTAGGGATTCAATCTCATGAAATTGCTAAAATTATCACTTTAAATCATGAGGGATGGGCAATTAATAGTTCTTTTTCTAACCAAAAATTGTATGGATTTATGGCTGAAATTTTACCAAATATTTCTATCAATCCCGAACAAATTGGAGCAATTTACCCGATTACAACTCAGGGAATTGAAGCGTTACTCAAGGATTTAGTTTGTCTTCAATGTCGAGGAATTTTATTAGAATGGAAACAGAAATTTAAAATAAATTAG
- a CDS encoding GGDEF domain-containing protein, which translates to MENDPCSEKQLLNYIHELRQKIKTLKQEKADLEILLEITTAHGDLVEAQLQKSYQQLKAEIHERHLAQIKLQASQEHLQSLVGLLRQEKNDLELILETTIEHSNLVEESLHYDSIHDSLTGLFNRRYLDTVFPQVLNSAQKVQECLSVLMADIDYFKGFNDKFGHKAGDIVLKLVSKTVKDVLRISDMAYRYGGEEFVFILPNTNLQIAQMIAERIRLKVKNLKQEYSYNFLEGITVSIGVSGFPDHGNSCDELLQLADIALYQAKKQGRDRVIVVDISKANLF; encoded by the coding sequence ATGGAAAATGATCCTTGTTCTGAAAAACAACTACTAAACTATATTCACGAACTCCGCCAGAAGATTAAAACCCTGAAGCAGGAAAAAGCTGACCTAGAAATTTTATTAGAAATTACGACGGCTCATGGGGATTTAGTAGAAGCTCAATTACAGAAATCCTATCAACAACTAAAAGCAGAAATTCACGAACGTCATTTAGCACAAATTAAACTCCAAGCTTCTCAAGAACACCTGCAATCGTTAGTCGGTTTATTACGTCAGGAAAAAAATGATTTAGAGTTAATTTTGGAAACCACGATTGAACATAGTAATCTGGTAGAAGAAAGCTTACATTATGATAGTATTCATGATTCCCTAACAGGATTATTTAATCGAAGATATTTAGACACCGTATTTCCCCAGGTACTAAATTCGGCCCAAAAGGTGCAAGAATGTTTAAGTGTTTTAATGGCAGATATTGATTATTTTAAGGGGTTTAATGATAAGTTTGGTCACAAAGCCGGAGATATTGTTCTGAAATTGGTGAGTAAAACGGTAAAAGATGTTCTCCGTATTTCTGATATGGCTTATCGCTATGGTGGTGAAGAATTTGTCTTTATTTTACCGAATACCAATCTTCAAATCGCTCAAATGATTGCTGAGAGAATCCGCCTGAAAGTTAAAAACTTAAAACAGGAATATTCCTATAATTTTTTAGAAGGAATTACGGTATCCATTGGAGTTTCTGGATTTCCTGATCATGGAAACTCCTGTGATGAGTTATTACAACTAGCAGATATCGCTTTATATCAAGCTAAAAAACAGGGACGAGATCGGGTTATTGTAGTTGATATTTCAAAGGCTAATTTATTTTAA
- a CDS encoding GGDEF domain-containing protein, which yields MQQTTPHSLSELFLETEKLSQELEILKREKLDLEILLEATTVHADLVESQLYESNRQLHFEIRERKLAEAKLKASERQLRLLLETVSQANHDLRIILETATAHGDFIEEYTHNLSIRDPLTGLFNRRYQEKSLDRHLKYAQEHQQVLSVIMIDIDYFKRFNDKWGHQVGDVVLQEISQFLIDNIRQSDIACRYGGEELMLILPRTSLEEAKNLAEKLRSGVERLRIEKHDAFWEKLTISLGIASFPVHGLSSLQLTESADAALYEAKAKGRNCAITANELLL from the coding sequence ATGCAGCAAACCACCCCCCACTCACTCTCTGAACTGTTCTTGGAAACGGAAAAACTCTCTCAAGAGTTAGAAATCTTGAAACGGGAAAAGTTGGATTTAGAAATTTTATTAGAAGCAACAACCGTTCATGCTGATTTAGTAGAATCTCAATTATATGAATCCAACCGACAATTGCACTTTGAAATCCGAGAACGAAAACTAGCTGAAGCTAAATTAAAAGCATCAGAACGTCAACTCAGACTCTTACTGGAAACTGTCAGCCAAGCCAATCATGATTTGAGAATTATCTTAGAAACAGCAACGGCTCATGGAGATTTTATTGAAGAATATACTCACAATCTTAGTATTCGAGATCCCTTGACCGGTTTGTTTAATCGACGTTATCAGGAAAAATCCTTAGACCGTCATCTTAAATATGCCCAGGAACATCAGCAAGTCCTCAGTGTTATTATGATTGATATCGATTATTTTAAAAGGTTTAATGATAAATGGGGGCATCAAGTTGGAGATGTGGTTCTACAGGAAATCAGTCAATTTTTGATTGATAATATTCGTCAATCAGATATTGCTTGTCGATATGGAGGAGAAGAGTTAATGCTGATTTTACCCAGAACGTCTTTAGAAGAAGCTAAAAATTTAGCAGAAAAACTGCGTTCAGGAGTTGAAAGATTGAGGATAGAAAAGCATGACGCATTTTGGGAAAAACTGACAATTTCTTTGGGAATTGCCAGTTTTCCAGTCCACGGATTATCGAGTTTGCAACTCACAGAATCGGCTGATGCCGCTTTATATGAAGCGAAAGCCAAAGGACGAAACTGTGCGATTACGGCTAATGAACTCTTGCTATAA
- a CDS encoding slr1659 superfamily regulator, with translation MVMKEFKTEDYQVSYESNTHTITLSGSLRLSGLEDTNPVIKLLNDILLEEPTLITLDLQELEFLNSSGINMLSKFVIKVRQKKEMGLIILASNTIPWQGKSLKNLQRLMPTLELKIK, from the coding sequence ATGGTAATGAAAGAATTTAAAACGGAAGATTATCAAGTGAGCTATGAGAGTAATACCCATACCATCACGTTATCAGGTTCATTGCGTTTGAGTGGTCTTGAAGATACTAATCCTGTGATTAAGTTACTGAATGATATTTTGCTAGAAGAACCCACCTTGATTACCCTGGATCTCCAAGAGTTAGAGTTTTTGAATAGTTCGGGGATTAATATGCTGTCTAAATTTGTTATTAAAGTTCGTCAAAAGAAAGAAATGGGATTAATCATTTTAGCCTCTAATACAATTCCCTGGCAAGGAAAATCCCTAAAAAATTTACAACGATTAATGCCAACTTTGGAACTCAAGATTAAATAA
- a CDS encoding slr1658 superfamily regulator, producing MTEIFGDFVEVPLVSNEFLMIGFSPYSMPLKQRWRNNGLSANFMADYVTTFFPKSEYDQATSSRQNDIKSSVSFIANELLENAMKFSDDTVNQPISIQLYLKTDRLIFVVVNSITPEAVQPFQEFIEKLINSDIEELYIKQIEQNLENDTQSGLGYLTMINDYFARLGWKFETIQTEPKIVNVTTMVQLAI from the coding sequence ATGACCGAGATTTTTGGCGACTTTGTTGAAGTTCCTCTCGTCAGCAATGAATTTCTGATGATTGGTTTCTCTCCCTATTCCATGCCGCTCAAACAGCGTTGGCGTAATAATGGTTTGTCAGCTAATTTTATGGCTGATTATGTAACAACATTTTTCCCAAAAAGTGAATATGATCAAGCGACTTCCTCTCGACAAAATGACATTAAAAGTTCCGTTAGTTTTATTGCAAATGAATTATTAGAAAATGCGATGAAATTTAGCGATGATACAGTCAATCAACCCATTAGCATTCAACTGTATTTAAAAACAGATAGACTAATCTTTGTTGTCGTGAATAGCATTACTCCTGAAGCTGTTCAACCCTTTCAAGAGTTTATTGAAAAACTGATAAATTCTGATATCGAAGAATTGTATATTAAGCAAATCGAACAAAATTTAGAAAATGATACCCAGTCTGGCTTGGGATATTTAACCATGATTAATGATTACTTCGCTCGATTGGGATGGAAATTTGAAACCATTCAAACAGAACCTAAAATTGTCAACGTCACAACAATGGTTCAACTTGCCATTTAA
- a CDS encoding adenylate/guanylate cyclase domain-containing protein: protein MEEIVFDKTGLGKSGETYLVDRSQRFVTAEGFGRNDFPTQIHSRGIEAALAGQDGRKIYLNYAGIPVIGVYRWLDQQDLALLVEMHQSEADAPAHRLAWIILSVGLTSAVILAVGVYILARQITRPILAITQTATQVSDGDLTLVAPVTTDDEIGQLAIAFNRMTRQLRRLYAGLEEKVALLQQKEAQLRDSFTQLKKEKQTVEAQKTQLTQAYQEITLLNQRLKTENLDLMAELRVQNQRLYQLLEAIPLGVVVVDATGKLYYTNQVVKELLGNKVFFSDPPLKLNIYSNSSSDIKKPYPLENLPIFKALHEGIGSVDQLEIEYLERIIPLQTWGTPIYDEWGQIAYAIGVFQDITERRRAEEERQRFIEEMFEINCNLELALDEEEQLTDAAGRFVPNQFLSFLGYESLVDVKSGDAVQKEMSILFSDIRSFTQLSERMTPEDNFKFINAYLSRMEPAITENRGFIDKYIGDAIMALFGGSADDAVKAGISMLQRLSEYNLTRQRPDRPPITIGIGINTGDLMLGIVGGQHRMDSTVISDAVNLGARLEELSKRYCIPLLISEHTFLRLEDPNIYSFRVIDKVRVKGKSEMVSVFEVFDADPPDLYRRKVATKTLFEQALTLYHLEAFPESAHCFETCLRENPSDQVAQIYLQRVLQSFSR from the coding sequence ATGGAAGAAATTGTTTTTGATAAAACCGGTTTAGGTAAGAGTGGGGAAACTTATTTAGTAGATCGATCTCAGAGGTTTGTCACCGCCGAAGGTTTTGGTCGAAATGACTTTCCGACTCAGATTCATAGCCGGGGAATTGAAGCGGCGTTAGCGGGACAAGACGGTCGCAAAATCTATTTAAACTATGCAGGAATTCCAGTCATTGGGGTTTATCGGTGGTTAGATCAACAAGACTTAGCATTATTAGTAGAAATGCACCAATCAGAAGCCGATGCACCTGCCCATCGATTGGCTTGGATTATTTTATCAGTTGGATTAACTTCGGCGGTTATTTTAGCTGTAGGAGTCTATATTCTAGCTCGACAAATTACTCGTCCCATTTTAGCAATTACCCAGACGGCAACTCAAGTATCGGATGGAGATTTAACCTTAGTTGCGCCAGTGACAACCGATGATGAAATCGGACAATTAGCGATCGCTTTTAACCGAATGACTCGACAATTACGCCGTCTTTATGCAGGTTTAGAAGAAAAAGTTGCCCTTCTTCAGCAGAAAGAAGCTCAATTACGAGACAGCTTCACCCAATTAAAAAAAGAAAAACAAACCGTTGAAGCTCAGAAAACTCAATTAACCCAAGCCTATCAAGAAATTACCCTACTCAACCAACGCCTTAAAACCGAAAATTTGGATTTAATGGCGGAATTACGAGTACAAAATCAACGACTCTATCAACTTTTAGAAGCGATTCCATTAGGAGTCGTGGTTGTGGATGCCACCGGAAAATTATACTATACGAATCAAGTGGTTAAAGAATTATTAGGAAACAAAGTTTTCTTTTCTGATCCCCCTTTAAAATTGAATATTTATTCTAATTCCTCCTCAGATATTAAGAAACCCTATCCCTTAGAAAATTTACCTATTTTTAAAGCTTTGCATGAGGGAATTGGCAGTGTTGATCAATTAGAAATTGAATATTTAGAGCGAATTATTCCCTTACAAACTTGGGGAACGCCAATTTATGATGAATGGGGACAAATTGCCTATGCCATTGGCGTGTTTCAAGACATTACAGAACGCCGACGCGCCGAAGAAGAACGGCAACGGTTTATTGAAGAAATGTTTGAGATTAATTGTAATTTAGAATTAGCCTTAGATGAAGAAGAACAATTAACGGATGCGGCGGGTCGATTTGTTCCGAATCAATTTTTATCGTTTTTAGGCTATGAAAGTTTAGTGGATGTTAAATCGGGGGATGCGGTACAAAAAGAAATGTCGATTTTATTTTCAGATATTCGCAGTTTTACCCAACTGTCTGAACGGATGACTCCTGAAGATAACTTTAAATTTATTAATGCTTATTTATCGCGGATGGAACCTGCGATTACTGAAAATCGAGGATTTATTGATAAATATATTGGCGATGCGATTATGGCACTGTTTGGAGGTAGTGCTGATGATGCCGTCAAAGCTGGAATTTCAATGTTACAACGCTTGTCAGAATATAATCTCACTCGTCAACGTCCTGATCGTCCTCCGATTACAATTGGCATTGGAATTAATACGGGGGATTTAATGTTAGGGATTGTTGGTGGACAACACAGAATGGATAGTACCGTTATTAGCGATGCTGTAAATTTAGGAGCTCGACTAGAGGAATTAAGTAAACGTTATTGCATCCCTTTATTAATTAGTGAACATACCTTTTTGCGACTGGAAGATCCTAATATCTATTCCTTCCGTGTGATTGATAAAGTTAGGGTGAAAGGAAAATCAGAAATGGTATCAGTTTTTGAAGTTTTTGATGCTGATCCGCCCGATTTATATCGCAGAAAAGTGGCAACAAAAACGTTATTTGAACAAGCCTTAACCCTCTATCATCTGGAAGCTTTTCCTGAATCTGCTCATTGTTTTGAAACCTGTTTGCGGGAAAATCCATCGGATCAAGTTGCTCAAATTTATTTACAGCGTGTGCTGCAATCTTTCTCAAGGTAA
- a CDS encoding glycosyl transferase — translation MSRPTVYLAITNHGFGHAVRSAAVANEIQKRCPDVLLILVTTAPRWLLESYLEGDFIVRPRGFDVGVVQSDSLTMDKAATLQQWQQIRQQDRSIIAGEVSFIKQNKVNLILADIPPLASAIASSAGIPCWMMGNFGWDFIYRDWGEEFMELADWISGCFSQCDRLFRFPLHEPMTAFPHTIDVGLTGGNPRFNLEALREKLGITTPPEKTILLTFGGLGLNAIPVHNFEQYSDYTFITFDVNLPSFPNLVQVSNFLQLPDIDSHLFRLRPVDLMPLCGRVISKPGYSTFAEALRLDIPLISLTRDGFAEAPVLLDWLQNYGTHQLIPSAEFFENNWDFIHQPLQPPQLSERLDKNGNEAIAQAVVDYLLNLP, via the coding sequence ATGTCAAGACCTACTGTCTATTTAGCGATTACAAATCATGGATTTGGTCATGCTGTGCGATCTGCTGCGGTTGCTAATGAAATTCAAAAGCGTTGTCCTGATGTGTTATTAATTCTGGTGACAACAGCACCTCGATGGTTATTAGAATCTTATCTGGAGGGGGATTTTATTGTCCGTCCCCGTGGGTTTGATGTGGGGGTAGTGCAGTCTGATAGTTTAACGATGGATAAAGCTGCAACTTTACAGCAATGGCAACAAATTCGCCAACAAGACCGTTCAATTATTGCCGGGGAAGTCAGTTTTATTAAACAAAATAAAGTTAATTTAATTTTAGCAGATATTCCCCCCTTAGCTTCAGCGATCGCCTCATCTGCGGGAATTCCCTGTTGGATGATGGGGAATTTTGGTTGGGATTTTATCTATCGAGATTGGGGGGAAGAGTTTATGGAATTAGCGGATTGGATTTCGGGTTGTTTTAGTCAATGCGATCGCTTATTTCGCTTTCCCCTTCATGAACCGATGACGGCTTTTCCCCATACAATTGATGTGGGTTTAACGGGGGGAAATCCTCGGTTTAATTTAGAAGCTTTGAGAGAAAAATTAGGAATTACGACTCCTCCTGAAAAAACTATCTTATTAACTTTTGGCGGTTTGGGATTAAATGCAATTCCGGTTCATAATTTTGAACAATATTCTGATTATACCTTTATTACCTTTGATGTAAATTTACCGTCTTTCCCGAATTTAGTTCAAGTAAGTAATTTTTTGCAATTACCGGATATTGATTCCCATTTATTTCGTTTGCGTCCGGTGGATTTAATGCCTTTGTGTGGACGAGTTATTTCTAAACCGGGATATAGTACCTTTGCGGAAGCATTACGGTTAGATATTCCTTTAATTTCTTTAACAAGAGATGGATTTGCCGAAGCCCCCGTTTTATTAGACTGGTTACAAAATTATGGGACGCATCAACTGATCCCGTCGGCTGAATTTTTTGAAAATAATTGGGATTTTATCCATCAACCTCTACAACCCCCTCAGCTTTCTGAAAGATTAGATAAAAATGGCAATGAAGCGATCGCTCAAGCGGTTGTTGACTATCTTTTGAATTTACCTTAA
- a CDS encoding secondary thiamine-phosphate synthase enzyme YjbQ, which translates to MAHYQEILEIQTSGKSFSNITHYVQEIVKNSGIKIGICHLFLRHTSASLIIQENADPDVLRDLENFLSKLVPEGNYYIHDAEGLDDMPAHIRTVLTHTSEQIPISQGRLLLGTWQGIYLWEHRRHRHSRELVVHIMGE; encoded by the coding sequence ATGGCGCATTATCAGGAAATTTTAGAGATTCAGACCAGTGGTAAATCATTTTCTAATATTACCCATTATGTGCAGGAAATTGTTAAAAATTCGGGGATAAAAATCGGAATTTGTCATTTGTTTTTACGACATACTTCCGCCAGTTTAATTATTCAAGAAAATGCTGATCCTGATGTTTTAAGAGATTTAGAGAACTTTTTATCGAAATTAGTTCCTGAAGGTAATTATTATATTCATGATGCGGAAGGCTTAGATGATATGCCAGCCCATATTAGAACCGTTCTCACCCATACCTCTGAACAAATCCCCATTTCCCAAGGACGATTATTATTAGGAACCTGGCAAGGAATCTATCTCTGGGAACACCGTCGCCATCGTCATAGCCGTGAATTAGTCGTACATATTATGGGGGAATAA